Proteins encoded in a region of the Rothia mucilaginosa genome:
- the scpB gene encoding SMC-Scp complex subunit ScpB yields MSSHGSRFDREFTPDDLAIVNMGYWDPNADEDSEQADSAPVEVAETVETESSKPAEADAEPAEHEVAAAPLDEVPEEAEEAEAAETVEDSDGSDISDSSEESQEPAPHAEKKTAKIPVGGPSTAPSVAVDAEAEFSKVEAIPGGVKSAIEAILAVAEAPVGVKELSAALIVSERAVEHALDQLYREYNGEESGYGEDENRVAPEPRGFQLRNIAGGWKLYARDDFAPWVARFVTRSKSATLSKPAYETLAVIAYQQPVTRARVASIRGVNADAAIRQLLQRQLIREAGRESGSGATLYETTELLLAKLGLNSLEELPALAPFLPDDTEAAVLAEGND; encoded by the coding sequence ATGAGTAGTCACGGCTCACGCTTTGACCGTGAATTCACCCCTGATGACCTTGCCATCGTGAACATGGGCTACTGGGATCCGAACGCGGATGAGGATTCGGAACAGGCTGACTCGGCGCCGGTAGAGGTAGCAGAGACGGTAGAGACTGAGAGCTCAAAGCCTGCTGAGGCGGACGCTGAACCGGCTGAGCACGAGGTAGCCGCCGCTCCTCTGGATGAGGTTCCCGAAGAAGCTGAGGAGGCTGAAGCCGCTGAAACGGTAGAGGACTCCGATGGTTCCGACATTTCCGACAGCTCCGAGGAATCGCAGGAACCTGCGCCCCACGCAGAGAAGAAAACTGCGAAGATTCCGGTGGGAGGCCCCTCCACCGCACCCAGTGTGGCGGTCGATGCCGAAGCCGAATTCTCCAAGGTCGAGGCAATCCCCGGCGGCGTCAAAAGCGCCATCGAAGCGATCCTCGCCGTTGCCGAAGCGCCCGTGGGCGTCAAAGAACTCTCCGCCGCGCTCATCGTCAGCGAACGAGCTGTTGAGCACGCGCTCGACCAGCTGTACCGAGAGTACAACGGCGAAGAAAGCGGCTACGGAGAAGACGAAAACCGGGTGGCGCCCGAACCGCGCGGATTCCAGCTGCGGAACATCGCAGGAGGCTGGAAGCTCTACGCCCGCGACGACTTCGCCCCCTGGGTGGCACGCTTCGTGACCCGCTCCAAGAGCGCAACCCTCAGCAAGCCCGCCTACGAGACGCTCGCCGTGATTGCTTACCAGCAGCCGGTGACCAGGGCGAGGGTAGCCTCCATCCGTGGCGTAAACGCGGACGCGGCAATCCGTCAGCTACTGCAACGGCAGCTGATTCGTGAAGCAGGGCGAGAATCCGGAAGCGGCGCGACCCTCTACGAAACCACGGAGCTACTGCTGGCGAAGCTCGGGCTGAACTCCCTGGAGGAGCTGCCGGCGCTTGCGCCCTTCCTGCCCGATGATACGGAAGCCGCAGTGCTTGCCGAGGGCAACGACTAA
- a CDS encoding NUDIX domain-containing protein — MSNNQQIIDAPSERTIRTRTVKYSGYVIETTVEEYELNENTVLTRDVVEMPGAVAVAVLNDNNELLMLNQYRHPVRMNLWEVPAGLLDIDGEDPLVAAQRELAEEADLQAETWNALTDYFSSPGATSEAGRVYLARNLSELPAEERSERTDEEAEMTYRWVPLTEAVQLVLGGKVHNALAIQAVLATYAAAQNNFEGLRPAEGGWEFHPYMGQRREKPENFRNH; from the coding sequence ATGAGCAACAACCAGCAGATTATTGATGCACCCTCCGAACGCACCATCCGCACCCGCACCGTGAAGTACAGCGGCTACGTGATCGAAACGACCGTTGAAGAGTACGAACTCAACGAAAACACCGTGCTGACCCGCGACGTCGTGGAAATGCCCGGCGCCGTCGCCGTGGCGGTCCTCAACGACAACAACGAACTGCTGATGCTAAACCAGTACCGCCACCCGGTGCGCATGAACCTTTGGGAAGTACCCGCTGGACTGCTCGACATCGATGGTGAAGACCCTCTGGTCGCCGCGCAGCGCGAACTCGCCGAAGAGGCAGACCTGCAGGCAGAAACCTGGAACGCACTGACCGACTACTTCAGCAGCCCCGGCGCAACCAGCGAAGCAGGCCGCGTCTACCTGGCGCGTAACCTCTCGGAACTGCCCGCCGAAGAACGTAGCGAACGCACCGATGAAGAAGCAGAAATGACCTACCGCTGGGTGCCCCTCACCGAGGCAGTACAGCTGGTGCTGGGCGGAAAGGTTCATAACGCGCTCGCTATCCAGGCGGTACTCGCCACCTACGCGGCTGCGCAGAACAACTTTGAAGGCCTGCGCCCCGCCGAGGGTGGCTGGGAGTTCCACCCCTACATGGGACAGCGCCGCGAAAAGCCGGAGAACTTCCGCAACCACTAA
- a CDS encoding ParA family protein: MTEAQAQELGPTGRPLRVYPDPAPLSSHGPARIISMVNQKGGVGKTTSTINLGAALAECGRKVLLVDFDPQGALSAGFGANPHELDLTVYNVMMDRKVDIKDVILPTGVENIDLLPANIDLSAAEVQLVNEVAREQVLASALRKVRDEYDVILIDCQPSLGLLTVNALTASEGVIIPLICEFFALRAVALLVDSIEKVQDRLNPDLEISGVLATMFDARTIHSKEVLARIVDAFGDKVFDTVIKRTVKFPDASVSAEPILSYASSHPGAEAYRQVARELIYKGGAR, from the coding sequence TTGACTGAAGCTCAGGCTCAAGAACTCGGCCCCACCGGTCGACCCCTGCGCGTATACCCCGACCCGGCTCCGCTGAGCAGCCACGGTCCCGCCCGCATTATCTCTATGGTGAATCAGAAGGGCGGCGTGGGTAAGACCACCTCCACCATTAACCTGGGCGCGGCACTGGCAGAATGCGGCCGTAAGGTGCTGTTGGTCGACTTCGACCCGCAGGGTGCTCTCTCCGCCGGTTTCGGTGCGAACCCGCACGAACTGGACCTGACCGTCTACAACGTCATGATGGACCGCAAGGTCGATATCAAGGACGTCATCCTGCCTACCGGTGTGGAGAACATCGACCTGCTGCCCGCCAATATTGACCTCTCCGCAGCTGAAGTTCAGCTGGTCAACGAAGTGGCTCGCGAGCAGGTTCTCGCCTCGGCACTGCGCAAGGTCCGTGACGAATACGACGTCATCCTCATCGATTGCCAGCCTTCCCTGGGCCTGCTGACCGTCAACGCACTGACCGCCTCCGAAGGCGTCATTATTCCGCTGATTTGTGAGTTCTTCGCACTGCGCGCCGTCGCGCTGCTGGTCGACTCCATCGAGAAGGTTCAGGATCGTCTGAACCCCGACCTCGAAATCTCCGGCGTACTTGCCACCATGTTCGATGCGCGCACCATCCACTCCAAGGAAGTTCTGGCACGCATCGTGGACGCATTCGGCGACAAGGTCTTCGACACCGTCATCAAGCGCACCGTGAAGTTCCCGGACGCATCGGTGTCTGCTGAGCCGATTCTCAGCTACGCCTCCAGCCACCCCGGCGCGGAAGCATACCGCCAGGTGGCGCGCGAACTGATCTACAAGGGCGGCGCACGCTAA
- a CDS encoding segregation and condensation protein A codes for MTTNVAAVRVPTPNADTAANARTEGRGLQNPGFTLTLSNFEGPFDLLLTLISRSKLDITEVALAEVTDEFLAYLHALYAEGTERALDEASEFLVTAATLLELKTARLLPQHREPLEEDVALLEARDLLFARLLQYRAYREVADIFAERWAQEAQRFPRAVALEERFAQALPELVFTGGAEEFARIAAAALSRTPKEPEPEPEEIVEELNEHLHVPLTTIAAEEHYILHSLLDTAARELSFAELVQGSGELEIAVVRFLALLELYKEGALHVEQDAPLGAIRVRASASAAQFVIREATDTQDAHEIGEASESPEVNESEANTEPVEEDYE; via the coding sequence ATGACCACGAACGTCGCTGCCGTGAGGGTACCGACACCGAACGCAGACACCGCCGCGAACGCCCGGACTGAGGGCCGCGGCCTGCAGAACCCGGGTTTCACCCTCACCCTCAGTAATTTTGAGGGTCCCTTTGATCTTCTACTGACCCTGATTTCGCGCAGCAAACTCGACATTACCGAGGTGGCGCTCGCAGAGGTCACCGACGAGTTCCTCGCATACCTGCACGCCCTCTACGCTGAAGGCACAGAACGTGCACTCGACGAAGCCAGCGAATTTCTGGTCACCGCCGCAACCCTGCTGGAACTCAAAACCGCACGCCTGCTCCCGCAGCATCGTGAACCCCTCGAAGAGGACGTTGCACTGCTGGAGGCACGCGACCTGCTCTTTGCCCGTCTGCTGCAATACCGTGCCTACCGCGAAGTCGCCGATATTTTTGCTGAACGCTGGGCGCAAGAAGCACAGCGTTTTCCCCGTGCGGTAGCCCTCGAAGAACGATTCGCCCAGGCACTACCCGAGCTGGTCTTTACCGGAGGTGCCGAAGAGTTTGCCCGCATCGCCGCAGCAGCGCTGAGCCGAACCCCCAAAGAGCCCGAACCGGAACCCGAAGAAATCGTTGAAGAACTCAACGAGCACCTACACGTTCCGCTAACCACCATCGCGGCTGAAGAACACTACATTCTGCACAGCCTGCTCGATACCGCGGCGCGGGAACTGAGCTTTGCCGAACTGGTTCAAGGATCCGGCGAACTAGAAATCGCGGTGGTTCGTTTTCTCGCCCTGCTTGAGCTCTACAAAGAAGGCGCCCTGCACGTAGAACAGGACGCACCGCTTGGAGCCATTCGGGTACGTGCGAGCGCGAGCGCTGCACAGTTCGTGATTCGCGAAGCAACAGACACTCAGGATGCGCACGAAATCGGTGAAGCGTCTGAATCACCCGAAGTGAACGAATCTGAAGCTAACACGGAACCGGTAGAGGAGGATTATGAGTAG
- a CDS encoding tyrosine recombinase translates to MKQAESTVSKAPRGAGLLGVTSSAGSSVLGSSALDSSSLGASHQEAQTPLQKAVDQYLIHLRVERGSSEHTIASYARDLRRYSTYMATLGVIDPERITTAQVRSFMRELAAPTVPLAGFVAGFEAGEKNNQNAQEAQEAQEEAAESLALMIASESGRGTGNGRAGKGRAGKSRVGQPETAGVPEKETPTAEGAPSLPLPLGPNSIARTMAAVRGAHAFWVSALIVPTDPAAPVTPPKNLKRLPKAVSVEDIQRLLAVPDRETATGLRNRAILEFLYATGARVSEMLNADIDDVHFEGALTDEDGNQITLPGYVRLFGKGNKERLVPIGSYAQKAIQDYLVRARPSFVAHGKGTAALFVNGRGGRLGRQGAWLILKEAAEAAGLSSDFSPHSMRHSFATHLLQGGADIRVVQELLGHASITTTQVYTKVTPEGLMEVYRMAHPRAHERG, encoded by the coding sequence GTGAAGCAGGCTGAAAGCACGGTGAGCAAGGCGCCCCGCGGCGCGGGTCTGCTCGGCGTAACCTCTTCTGCCGGTTCCTCCGTGCTGGGTTCTTCTGCTCTGGATTCTTCTAGCCTGGGTGCTTCCCACCAGGAGGCACAGACCCCGCTCCAGAAAGCCGTTGACCAGTACCTCATCCACCTGCGCGTGGAACGAGGAAGCAGCGAACACACCATTGCCTCCTACGCGCGCGATTTGCGACGATACAGCACCTACATGGCGACCCTCGGCGTCATCGACCCCGAACGCATCACCACCGCGCAGGTGCGTTCCTTCATGCGGGAACTCGCCGCCCCTACCGTGCCCCTTGCTGGATTCGTTGCCGGATTCGAAGCGGGGGAGAAGAACAACCAGAACGCGCAGGAAGCTCAGGAAGCGCAGGAAGAAGCCGCGGAATCGCTGGCGCTGATGATCGCCTCTGAGTCGGGGCGAGGTACTGGAAACGGGCGCGCTGGAAAAGGTCGTGCTGGGAAAAGTCGTGTCGGGCAGCCGGAGACAGCTGGGGTGCCAGAAAAAGAAACGCCAACCGCTGAAGGGGCGCCGAGCCTGCCCCTGCCCTTGGGTCCGAACTCCATCGCCCGCACCATGGCGGCAGTCCGCGGAGCACATGCCTTCTGGGTCTCCGCGCTCATCGTGCCCACCGACCCGGCGGCACCGGTCACCCCGCCCAAGAACCTTAAGCGCCTACCCAAAGCAGTTAGCGTAGAAGACATCCAGCGGCTACTCGCTGTACCCGACCGCGAAACCGCCACCGGGCTCCGCAACCGAGCCATACTCGAATTCCTCTACGCCACCGGCGCGCGCGTGAGCGAAATGCTCAACGCCGATATCGACGACGTGCACTTCGAGGGAGCTCTCACCGATGAAGACGGCAACCAGATCACCCTGCCCGGCTACGTTCGACTCTTCGGCAAGGGAAATAAAGAACGACTCGTACCCATCGGTAGCTACGCCCAAAAAGCAATCCAAGACTACCTGGTGCGTGCCCGCCCCTCCTTCGTAGCGCACGGTAAAGGCACCGCCGCGCTCTTCGTCAACGGACGAGGCGGCAGACTCGGACGCCAAGGCGCCTGGCTCATCCTCAAAGAAGCCGCCGAAGCCGCCGGGCTCAGCTCCGACTTCTCACCGCACTCCATGCGCCACAGCTTCGCAACGCACCTGCTGCAGGGCGGCGCCGATATTCGCGTGGTGCAAGAACTGCTCGGGCACGCCTCCATCACCACCACTCAGGTGTACACCAAGGTCACGCCCGAGGGGCTCATGGAGGTGTACCGCATGGCGCATCCGCGTGCCCACGAACGGGGATAA